One Silene latifolia isolate original U9 population chromosome 4, ASM4854445v1, whole genome shotgun sequence DNA segment encodes these proteins:
- the LOC141653159 gene encoding uncharacterized protein LOC141653159, with protein sequence MISDSIINVSIPNAPKDFGKKKRANRSAKLKQCKLDARREQWLSQVRNKGPKEKGSGNGELNGPMIETRKGKGKGKEPCCEGVEVRNVSVEVVHNHDSDSEESSVVNSPTSSVNNSGNNYAGSSGNSTSSSSSSRGNLSFGSGGYCSSSTTEEEEGGGDEFGGDDGCLDDWEAVADALVGPKANDKWGNDADHCLDEETKSILDPDSEKVRIFSSGGLNSKAWRSDDAFRPQNLPNLSKQRSFPAKSESLYCHSSNPWGCKMPPPVPTSCPICCEDLDLTDSSFLPCPCGFRLCLFCHKRILEEDARCPGCRKTYTSEVAEKETVSVGSLTTRLARSCSMFSKV encoded by the exons ATGATTTCAGATTCAATCATCAATGTATCAATTCCTAATGCTCCCAAAGATTTCGGCAAGAAGAAACGA GCGAATCGGTCGGCGAAATTGAAACAATGTAAGCTTGATGCTCGTCGAGAGCAGTGGCTTTCGCAAG TGAGGAATAAGGGACCGAAAGAGAAAGGGAGTGGCAATGGGGAGTTAAATGGGCCGATGATTGAGAcgaggaaggggaaggggaaggggaaggaGCCGTGTTGTGAGGGAGTGGAGGTGAGGAATGTGAGCGTTGAGGTGGTACACAACCATGACAGTGATTCAGAGGAGTCGTCAGTTGTGAATAGTCCGACGAGCAGTGTAAACAATTCCGGAAATAACTATGCTGGGAGTAGTGGGAACAGTACtagtagcagcagcagcagtaggGGCAATTTGAGTTTTGGCAGTGGGGGATACTGTTCAAGCAGTACAACGGAAGAGGAGGAAGGTGGTGGGGATGAATTTGGGGGTGATGATGGATGCTTGGATGATTGGGAGGCGGTGGCTGACGCTTTGGTCGGTCCCAAGGCTAATGACAAGTGGGGTAACGATGCTGATCATTGTCTTGATGAAGAAACTAAGTCTATTTTGGACCCCGATTCAGAGAAAGTGAGAATTTTTAGCAGTGGTGGACTGAACAGCAAAGCATGGAGATCGGATGATGCCTTCAGGCCTCAAAACCTTCCGAACTTGTCCAAACAACGAAGTTTTCCTGCCAAATCAGAGAGCCTATATTGTCACAGTTCGAATCCTTGGGGTTGTAAGATGCCTCCTCCTGTGCCAACGTCGTGCCCTATATGCTGTGAAGATTTGGATTTGACAGACTCGAGTTTTCTCCCCTGTCCTTGTGGGTTCCGTTTGTGTCTTTTCTGTCACAAGCGGATTCTTGAGGAGGATGCTCGTTGTCCCGGGTGCAGGAAGACTTATACTTCTGAAGTAGCCGAGAAAGAGACTGTATCTGttggtagtctaacaactcgATTGGCTCGCTCATGTAGCATGTTTTCAAAGGTTTAA
- the LOC141653161 gene encoding protein EDS1L-like: protein MAEGMINVKIGLSEEVISRACTIAMKAHKLSPTEQYICEQAGSSSSSEIIFGFSGSWDLGDWCTHEPFGLAKINLNIFPSLKTIGWNKAASVNQGFLRKFEALLANTSFINEVEKAATENKQIVFTGHSSGGPIAIFATLWYLEIRNQKNLSNLPPHCVTFGSPLVGDRIFGHSLKRQHYYQHFTHFVMKYDIIPRISLAPLSAIERELSTILNYFNPKSPFYSSDAIAANPEASRLFLTVIRSASSVTSHEACKFMGCTNPLLENLANFIELSPYRPFGTYVFCSGNGKFVMVENPDAILQILFYSLQVTSQAEWANMAPKGLKDHLLYEHELLLLGSNGMETVAYLEHLEALPLSEDMGESQILTINTALNNLGLSARARLCLRAAGELEIQRARNYNNITSNKIEIEGRLNMLERYQANCEDRKVGYYDAFKLQKHTEDFNNNIERLKLAGSWDEIIEMMNRNELPDEFEGQKEWIEIGTRYRRLVEPLDIANYYGHLMNEDTGPYMDNARPTRYRHTQRWLEHGLKMKPDPLPESCFWAEVEELSIHTCNKQFSEDVMQRIIILERKVSLWAENRLLGKDVFLDGTTFTQWWNMLPIQHRSVSCIKDLFHKDSPVFVRQT from the exons ATGGCAGAGGGAATGATAAATGTGAAAATAGGGTTAAGTGAGGAGGTGATAAGTAGAGCTTGTACCATAGCCATGAAAGCTCATAAATTATCTCCTACTGAGCAATACATATGTGAGCAGGCTGGGAGCTCATCGTCGTCAGAGATCATATTTGGGTTTTCAGGTTCATGGGATTTGGGTGACTGGTGTACCCATGAGCCTTTTGGATTAGCCAAGATCAATCTGAATATTTTCCCTTCTCTCAAAACTATAGGCTGGAATAAAGCTGCATCTGTAAACCAAGGGTTTCTTAGGAAATTCGAAGCACTTTTGGCAAATACATCATTCATAAATGAG GTGGAGAAGGCTGCAACAGAGAATAAGCAAATAGTGTTCACAGGACATTCTTCTGGTGGACCAATAGCCATTTTTGCAACTCTTTGGTACCTGGAAATCAGAAATCAGAAAAACTTGAGCAATTTACCACCTCATTGTGTAACCTTTGGATCTCCTCTTGTTGGTGATAGAATTTTCGGCCATTCTCTAAAACGACAACATTATTACCAGCATTTTACGCATTTTGTCATGAAATATGACATCATACCCCGGATTTCTCTTGCTCCGCTCTCTGCTATTGAGCGAGAATTGAGCACTATTCTCAACTACTTCAACCCGAAATCTCCATTTTACTCGAGTGATGCTATTGCAGCAAATCCTGAAGCTTCGCGATTGTTTCTGACAGTAATAAGGAGCGCCTCTTCAGTTACCAGTCATGAAGCCTGCAAATTCATGGGGTGTACAAACCCGCTCTTGGAAAACCTGGCTAATTTCATTGAGTTAAGTCCTTACCGGCCTTTCGGGACCTACGTTTTCTGCTCTGGCAATGGGAAATTTGTCATGGTAGAAAACCCAGATGCAATTCTCCAAATTCTTTTTTACAGTCTTCAAGTAACTTCTCAAGCGGAGTGGGCAAACATGGCGCCAAAGGGCTTAAAAGATCATTTGTTGTACGAGCATGAATTACTCTTACTCGGAAGCAACGGAATGGAGACTGTAGCTTACCTAGAGCATTTAGAAGCATTGCCCTTATCAGAAGACATGGGGGAAAGTCAGATCTTAACTATCAACACTGCCTTGAATAATCTAGGCCTG AGTGCAAGAGCTAGATTGTGTCTTCGAGCAGCCGGGGAATTAGAGATACAGAGAGCAAGAAACTACAATAACATCACCAGCAACAAGATCGAAATCGAAGGAAGGCTCAATATGTTGGAAAGATATCAAGCCAATTGTGAGGATCGGAAAGTAGGCTACTATGATGCATTCAAGCTGCAAAAGCACACTGAAGACTTCAACAATAATATAGAGAGACTGAAACTAGCAGGCAGCTGGGACGAGATAATCGAAATGATGAACAGGAATGAGTTACCTGACGAGTTTGAAGGGCAGAAAGAGTGGATTGAGATAGGTACCAGGTATAGGCGCCTAGTTGAGCCTCTGGATATTGCCAACTACTATGGACATTTGATGAACGAGGACACAGGCCCATACATGGATAACGCCCGACCAACACGCTACAGACATACACAGAGATGGCTGGAACACGGGTTGAAAATGAAGCCTGACCCGCTACCAGAATCATGCTTCTGGGCTGAGGTTGAGGAGCTCAGCATTCATACCTGTAACAAACAGTTCTCTGAAGATGTTATGCAGAGGATTATCATATTGGAAAGAAAAGTATCATTATGGGCAGAAAACCGGTTGCTGGGTAAAGACGTTTTCTTGGATGGAACCACATTTACCCAGTGGTGGAATATGCTACCCATCCAGCATAGATCAGTTTCTTGCATCAAAGATCTTTTCCACAAGGATTCCCCGGTGTTTGTCAGGCAGACATAA